A region of the Penicillium psychrofluorescens genome assembly, chromosome: 6 genome:
GAAAGATATCAGTATCAACGGACAAAATTAAGATAGATGGAACACCTACACATCGTCCAGTAGATGTATTTGCTGATGACAGGAGCCCAGAGGGTCAGAGCGAGGATTTGGCCGAAGGACCAACTCGTCCACTGAATCGTTCCCACGCTAGCGACCACGGCGTAGTACCAGACATAGATCAGAACAGAGATGAACATATACACCTCGAAAACTGTGATGATCACTTTAGGGATGTGCCTGTAGCGTTGGTGCGCGTACATTCGATGGACGAGTCGAGAAAGCCGACCCAGTGCAGGCCCCTTCGCGAAGAGATTGTTCAAGGCAGGCGACACTGGACGCAGCTCTTTAATCGTCCACTCGGCGAAGCAAACGATGTAGACCAAGAGGCAAACTGGGTTGATAGCGTACACAAACGTATCAATCGGGTGAATCGCGTCGTAAATCCACAAAAGATCTGCGCACCATATGAGCGGAGGGGGATGGCCTCCACAACTGGTTGGCCAGGTGTCGCCCTCCAAATCCACCAATTTGTTGGGTTGGGCAGCTTGGGAATAGCTCCAGAAGAGGGTGACCTGTGACATGATCAAAGTGACTGTGGAGAGGAATAGGATCCAGGCGGAGCTCATGTGCATCCTCTGCAGGCCCCATTGGCCGACGGTGATAGGCAAGATGCCCGCCGCACCGATCAGGCCCGTCAGAGCATGGTCCGCCCACAACTGCATCAGGGTCAAGGAGCCGAAGACGGTTCTGAACTTCATGGCGAACATGGTGCAAGCCTGACAAGCAATCATGAACCAACACTGTGCCTCTTGGAACTCGACCATGACGGATTTGAGCACGTATCCATGTTCCGCCAAGAAGTCCCTGGCCTTGTGTTCCCAGCCGAGGGCTTTGTGTCGAAGCTTGTCATTCTTCCGTTGACCGGCAATGATGGCAACCAGCTGGAAAAACCGAGGAGCGAGCCTGAACGACCGCAAAAGGATCCAGAGGTAGAAGACAATGAGTAATTGCATCAAGTACGAGACGAATACCTGAAAGCGTCAGTTAGACTGTTCTTCTGACTCTTCGAAATGGGATCAAATGTACCCCAGGGCCTCCAATATCGCTATTGACATGTGCGCTGATCCCACCACAGGCATTGCTGTAATAGAACGGGACCTCTTCGATGTCGGATACATTGAATTGCCAATTATACGAATAGGCGTTTGTATAGTCGCATCCTGCTAAATCGCCATTCGGGCTCGCACAGTAATCACTGACACACGTCGAGACGAGCTGCACCAGGCTATTGTTGTATGGGAGGTCGGTGCCGAGGTTGTTGGCATCATAGCAAGCCTTGAGATTGTCATAGGATTCGAAGACGAATTCGGCCTTGTCGCAAGACAATCCCGCAGCAGCTGCCATGGTGAAGACCTGCGCAACTCGCGAGGAGTTTCGGCAACGTGAAGAGTGAAAAGGAAATTTTAACGTTTGGGACTTTATTTATTAACTGACCAACTCCCTGTAGCTAACTATAATAAGAACGCCAATAGGGGTCCAAATAATCCCAGCTCGCGACAGACTAACACCCGCCGGGTCAAGATCGCCCGATCTAGCCCGCGCCCACCAAGGCAAGTCTCATTTCATGCTGTCTGAATAACGAGCACATCAACTTCAGGTTGTTCGTTCTATTCGTGCTGTTGGTAGATATCTCCAACACCCGATGACTTGCCGCCTTCATCGATCAAATCCCTGGAGCCGGATTCAAATCCCCGCGCCAAACGAAGAAGGAACAAGTGTTTCGGATCCCACACGAACTAAATAAGGCGTCCCCCGCTATGACAAGAAAGGGAAATTTATTCGCCAATCCTCGCAGACACGAGCACGCTAGCTTTGCCCTGCCCACGACGTGGCCAATCCCAGCCCTGCAACTATCGGCTTCCGTACACAGCGCCCTagcaccaccactaccatcACGTCCTCGCTGGCGTTTGGCTATATCAGCACGAAACCCCACCAACCCAGAAACATTCTTCCAGACTGGCACTGCAGCTGCGTTAATTGAGTTTACCGAGTGTCGCGTGAGCGATGGCGCTATCGTGGGCGCGGGTTAGAAAGATGGCGGCGTGATATCACAGTACTCGGAGGATTCAATCCACGCCGCGAGTAGTAGTCCGCCGTCGTGCTCGCGCCGTGCTTCCCTTCGCCGTCACCGAGAATTGTCTGCTCAAGCAGGTACATCGCACCGCCGACTTTCTGGGGCCGTCTGTTCTCGTTTGGGATACGCGACTGAATACCTGTCCTCCGGCAACGACACGCCATATCTTCTTGTGGATATTTACCGGTTAGCGCAGTCGCTTTCAGCAGTCACTGAATCTGAAAAGGGTTCTGAGTCTGTGTTCTGTAAAGTCGTTCTGGAACAAGGGCACGGTTTTGTTGCCCTTTGCCAGTTCCTGGATAAAGCGGCCTTCGATGCCATTTATACCTGAAGAGGTCAAGAAGGATCCTTCCATTGTGGCAGGCATGAGTGAATCATTATCAGTTGCTAAAACCATGCAAGATATGAATTGAGAAAGAGTATGTAATAGGAAATAACTGCTATATACAGCTCAAAAAAACCCCGTGTCTGCCCGAGACCAATAGGTATGATCAATGATATGTCCAAAGTGTTCAAGAAGGGAATAGGGCCATCTATAAACACAATACGCTGCATCTCGAACGACGCCTTCACTTCATGGAGTTCTTCAAGAAAGAATTGCAGGCCGAGCACGTCTATACCTTCCGCAGCTGGTAGTGGAACAGCCTCCACACGGCCTTCAGGCCCTCAACGCGATCGTTGCCATCAAGCAAATCAAACCACCGCGTGCGCTGGAGTTTCAGCACATGCCACGGTTGCTCGGAGCTATCGGTGTCTGGCGGGAAACTGCTGTCACCGTTGCCGAGAATTTCGAGATACCGCCGGTGGACGCGGAGGTGCAGAATCGAGATGTGGTGATTGATCGAGGAGACCATGTAGATCTTTTGTTGGAGCAAGTTAGTTATGAATCAATGATCAGACACGGGAGTGAGTTGCCACATACATCGTCAAATGGACTCTCCGGCACCTTGCCGATCTGCATGTACTTCATTCGCTTGTCCCAGAGGCTTGTGCCGGGCTGGAGGATCTTCCACTTTTCGCTATTAGAGAGCTTCCGCATCGCGCTTGGCCGGCGAGACAGTCCTGAGGCATAGTGCTCGAACTTGTGGCGTTTCCGTGCGCTTTCCGGCTCCGGTGCGGGCGAGGCGGGTTTaccttcttccatcatcgAGTCTGGAAGAGACATCCCGTGGCTGTTATTGATGAGGTCTTCGAGGACCCCGTCATTGGGCGCGCCGCCGAACCGGGGCGTTGTGGTCCACCATTTACCCTCACCGGGCCGCAGCTCGATGCCACTATAGCGGGAACGTTCCTGCGCCGCTAAGAGCATGCCGCCGACCTCTCGGAAGATATCACAGACCTCACCGACCCCGGATCCGGGAGTTTCATCGGGAGTGCGGAAAGAGGTCTCTGGCCGACACTGTGCGATGAGGACGGGTCCTTCCAAGGTGCCGCTCCGGGCAACCTGACGATCGCGCGGAGACCGGCAGGCCTGGAAGGATTGTCTCACCGGGAAAAGGAGGCTCCTCACCATCAGCCGTGGAGGAAGCGGGGGCACCGTGACCTGGCATCCGAACGGCCAGGCGGCCAATTCCATGAAAGCCCGGACCACCTCGTCTCGAACCTCATCGGGCATCTCTGGACCGCAACCCATACGGCGTCCAGTGTACATAGCCACCGATGGGCGCGAGGCCACGTCCGGGGCTTGCGgctcatccacatccatcGGGATTTGTGGCTTGTCCTGGTCCACCTGCATTCTATCCTCATCAGCCTGCTCTCCGTCAGCCGACGGCGTCGGTTCCGGTGTCGCAGGGCGCTCAAAGTAATGGTCCAGGCTTGTGTCCCAGTACTGCGATAAACGCTCCAATCCCACCCAAAACTTTCGCGACTGCGATACCCGCACCCGACTCCGACCCTCGCGGAGAGGAAGCCGAGTCACCTCTCGAAAAGCATCGTCATTGTCCAGGGATAGTTCGGTGTTGAGAATCTCGAATCGATCCTTGGGTGGGTATCGGACACCATTGTCCAACAGCGGTGGCTCGGCCGGATCCTCTGCCTCTTCCCATGGCACTGGAGGCAGTGACTGTGTTTGATCTTTGGGGAACATGTCTTGGACATCGACATCCGAGTCCATCTTGACGTTCAACGGTCGGAATCGGGCGATCGAGATATCCTCTGGCCGCTTGATGGCGGCCAGGAGGCCATGCATGCCTCGGATGGTCGAATCGGACCCGTTGGCGGCGACATCGGGGAGATTGTAGACGGGGAAGTCGAGTGGGGTCGGGCTGGAGGGAGGTTTTCGTTCCTTATCAGGATCTGAGCTGATGGGAGGCAAGGCTGGATGGAATGGAGTTCAGTGACAGTCGGAAACACGGGTATTCCTGGCATGGACGGAGGAGAGACGACTTACCCAGCCCAGAGCCCCAGCCAAacatggtggtgaagcgTCACGTTCTGGCCGTCGGTTAAATAAGATTCTCGGCACCCGTCACATACTCCGACTAACGGCGGCCGGTCGGGAGGGTGTTAAAGAGAGACAAAGATGGAAACTCGAAAGGGAGATAAGAAGGAAAGACgaaaaaaatcaaaagacGGGCCTCTAGAAAGACAGGGACTGTGGAACAACGAACGCGCCCAGAGAGAGAGTAATGAGTTGGCCGAAGTGGAGGGCGGAaaggcggtggtggtgtgtGGTGTGCTGTGGCTAGTGGAGCATCACTCAGTCGTCGGTTGAATAAGAATAATAATGGCATGGTTGTTACGTAGTTGGTTAGCGAATGTACTCACTACTCGTTAATTGCCTAGGGGTGATTTCGTCCATTAACTATCATACCAGTGACATGGTCTGCAGAAATGATAGCCATTCGAAGGTGTCGGGCACTTAGTCCGGAGCACTAACTTCCTACGTCCTGCCCATGATGTATTATTGGGCACGTCACTTGCAGAGGTcgatctttttttttttccatcAAATACCCATGATTCAACCATGGATGAGCCAAGTTTCATCGTCAGGGGTGAGTGGCGGTTCTGTGCCACCGATCATCCAGGGTTCAACTGGGGCTTAAAAGCGAAACACCGGGGTCGCCGGCGACACTTCCTGTGGACTCCACCACAGGATTCAGAGCCGATACCATTCTCCCAAAAGGGCCTGcttgacgaagaagaagaccacGAAGATATGCCCGGCACTGAGTCCTAATCAAGTTCGATCATGCAGGCACAGAGAAGCGTTGCGACCCTGAAGATGATCGCCCGcacggccgccacggcgGAGGGCCAGAAGTGGCAAGCGGGATGCTGAGCACTCGTCGCCCCTCACAACTACTACAAGCGGCTGTTTTGTTCTTTGT
Encoded here:
- a CDS encoding uncharacterized protein (ID:PFLUO_009139-T1.cds;~source:funannotate) → MAAAAGLSCDKAEFVFESYDNLKACYDANNLGTDLPYNNSLVQLVSTCVSDYCASPNGDLAGCDYTNAYSYNWQFNVSDIEEVPFYYSNACGGISAHVNSDIGGPGVFVSYLMQLLIVFYLWILLRSFRLAPRFFQLVAIIAGQRKNDKLRHKALGWEHKARDFLAEHGYVLKSVMVEFQEAQCWFMIACQACTMFAMKFRTVFGSLTLMQLWADHALTGLIGAAGILPITVGQWGLQRMHMSSAWILFLSTVTLIMSQVTLFWSYSQAAQPNKLVDLEGDTWPTSCGGHPPPLIWCADLLWIYDAIHPIDTFVYAINPVCLLVYIVCFAEWTIKELRPVSPALNNLFAKGPALGRLSRLVHRMYAHQRYRHIPKVIITVFEVYMFISVLIYVWYYAVVASVGTIQWTSWSFGQILALTLWAPVISKYIYWTMFGTESYSEVRVAAPYKIVRVGEGPDEDEDNDDSDSCPEAENLPSHELRSHEYKGHYAEGGGDTTSLEEVWRQQEEDVIAKRVNFLSVSQV
- a CDS encoding uncharacterized protein (ID:PFLUO_009140-T1.cds;~source:funannotate); translated protein: MFGWGSGLALPPISSDPDKERKPPSSPTPLDFPVYNLPDVAANGSDSTIRGMHGLLAAIKRPEDISIARFRPLNVKMDSDVDVQDMFPKDQTQSLPPVPWEEAEDPAEPPLLDNGVRYPPKDRFEILNTELSLDNDDAFREVTRLPLREGRSRVRVSQSRKFWVGLERLSQYWDTSLDHYFERPATPEPTPSADGEQADEDRMQVDQDKPQIPMDVDEPQAPDVASRPSVAMYTGRRMGCGPEMPDEVRDEVVRAFMELAAWPFGCQVTVPPLPPRLMVRSLLFPVRQSFQACRSPRDRQVARSGTLEGPVLIAQCRPETSFRTPDETPGSGVGEVCDIFREVGGMLLAAQERSRYSGIELRPGEGKWWTTTPRFGGAPNDGVLEDLINNSHGMSLPDSMMEEGKPASPAPEPESARKRHKFEHYASGLSRRPSAMRKLSNSEKWKILQPGTSLWDKRMKYMQIGKVPESPFDDIYMVSSINHHISILHLRVHRRYLEILGNGDSSFPPDTDSSEQPWHVLKLQRTRWFDLLDGNDRVEGLKAVWRLFHYQLRKV